In Janthinobacterium sp. 67, a genomic segment contains:
- a CDS encoding XRE family transcriptional regulator, whose translation MNATASHLGSSLDDFLKEEGIFEQTQNRAIKEVIAWQLTQAMQEQSMSKTRMAALLQTSRSQLDRLLDPGSDVTLSTLERAAALLGRKLSVTLV comes from the coding sequence ATGAACGCCACCGCTTCGCACCTAGGCAGCAGTCTCGACGACTTCCTCAAGGAAGAAGGCATTTTCGAGCAAACGCAAAACCGCGCCATCAAGGAAGTGATCGCCTGGCAACTGACGCAGGCGATGCAGGAACAATCGATGTCGAAGACGCGCATGGCGGCTCTGCTGCAGACGAGCCGCTCGCAGCTCGACCGCCTGCTTGATCCCGGCAGCGACGTAACACTGTCCACGCTGGAGCGGGCAGCGGCGCTGCTGGGGCGCAAGCTGTCCGTTACCCTCGTTTAA
- the glnA gene encoding type I glutamate--ammonia ligase translates to MAMTAAEVLKMVEENEVKFVDFRFADTRGKEQHVTVPVSHFDMDKFESGHAFDGSSIAGWKGIEASDMILLPDPNTANIDPFMEETTLFMQCDVIEPSDGKGYDRDPRSIAKRAEAYLKSSGMGDTAYFGPEPEFFIFDNVRWKIDMSGCFVKIGSDEGSWSTGKDIEGGNSGHRPTVKGGYFPVPPVDSFQDMRSEMCLILESLGIPVEVHHHEVAGAGQNEIGTKFSTLVERADWTQNLKYVVWNVAHSYGKTATFMPKPIVGDNGSGMHVHQSVWKDGKNLFAGDGYAGLSDFALYYIGGIIKHAKALNAITNPGTNSYKRLVPGYEAPVKLAYSAKNRSASIRIPHVANPKGRRVEARFPDPLANPYLCFAALLMAGLDGVANKIHPGEAASKDLYHLPPEEDALIPTVCASLEEALDALDKDREFLTRGGVFSDSMIDAYLELKMQDVQRMRMTTHPAEFDMYYSL, encoded by the coding sequence ATGGCAATGACAGCCGCAGAAGTCTTGAAGATGGTAGAAGAAAACGAAGTCAAATTCGTTGATTTCCGCTTTGCTGATACCCGTGGTAAAGAGCAGCACGTGACGGTACCCGTGTCGCACTTCGACATGGACAAATTCGAGTCGGGCCACGCCTTTGACGGTTCTTCGATCGCTGGCTGGAAAGGTATCGAAGCGTCCGACATGATCTTGCTGCCGGATCCAAACACGGCCAATATCGACCCGTTCATGGAAGAAACGACCTTGTTCATGCAGTGCGACGTGATCGAACCGTCGGACGGCAAGGGCTACGACCGCGACCCGCGCTCGATCGCGAAACGCGCCGAAGCCTACCTGAAATCGTCGGGCATGGGCGACACCGCCTACTTCGGCCCTGAGCCAGAATTCTTCATCTTCGACAACGTGCGCTGGAAGATCGACATGTCGGGCTGCTTCGTCAAGATCGGTTCGGACGAAGGTTCGTGGTCGACCGGCAAGGACATCGAAGGCGGCAACAGCGGCCACCGTCCTACCGTCAAGGGCGGCTACTTCCCCGTGCCACCAGTGGACAGCTTCCAGGACATGCGTTCGGAAATGTGCCTGATCCTGGAATCGCTGGGCATCCCGGTTGAGGTACATCACCACGAAGTGGCCGGCGCCGGCCAGAATGAAATCGGCACCAAGTTCTCGACCCTGGTCGAGCGCGCCGACTGGACGCAAAACCTGAAATACGTGGTGTGGAACGTGGCGCACAGCTACGGCAAGACCGCCACCTTCATGCCGAAACCTATCGTTGGCGACAACGGTTCGGGCATGCACGTGCATCAATCCGTATGGAAAGATGGCAAAAACCTGTTCGCCGGCGACGGCTATGCCGGCCTGTCCGATTTCGCCCTGTACTACATCGGCGGCATCATCAAGCACGCAAAGGCATTGAACGCGATCACCAACCCGGGCACCAACTCGTACAAGCGTCTGGTACCAGGCTACGAAGCGCCGGTGAAACTGGCGTACTCGGCGAAAAACCGTTCCGCCTCGATCCGTATCCCGCACGTGGCCAATCCAAAAGGCCGCCGCGTCGAAGCGCGCTTCCCGGATCCACTGGCAAACCCGTACCTGTGCTTCGCCGCACTGCTGATGGCTGGCCTGGACGGCGTTGCCAACAAGATCCATCCGGGCGAAGCCGCCTCGAAAGATCTGTACCATCTGCCACCGGAAGAAGACGCACTGATCCCGACCGTGTGCGCTTCGCTGGAAGAAGCACTGGACGCCCTGGACAAGGACCGCGAGTTCCTGACCCGCGGCGGCGTGTTCAGCGATTCCATGATCGATGCTTACCTGGAACTGAAAATGCAGGACGTACAGCGCATGCGCATGACCACGCATCCTGCCGAGTTCGACATGTACTACTCGCTGTAA
- the ntrC gene encoding nitrogen regulation protein NR(I): MKPIWIVDDDESIRWVLEKALARENLATKSFANARDAIAALEFDTPQVLVSDIRMPGASGLELLQTVKSRFPGLPVIIITAFSDLDSAVAAFQGGAFEYLAKPFDIDKAVELIRRALEESLRETSIESGPSETPEILGQAPAMQEVFRAIGRLSQSNVTVLITGESGSGKELVARALHKHSPRAAQPFIALNTAAIPKDLLESELFGHERGAFTGAQTTRRGRFEQAENGTLFLDEIGDMPFDLQTRLLRVLSDGHFYRVGGHQPMKANVRVITATHQNLEQRVRDGLFREDLYHRLNVIRLRLPSLRERREDIPILVRHFLVQSARQLGVEAKRMSEPTMQFLSSLDLPGNVRQLENLCNWITVMAPGQTVEIKDLPLELTQGQGDGAATTAAGEAAPAAVAQPHGGQVFEAAAPANGAPPGWIGLLELQAAGMLGAGQQEVMAVLGRQFESALIKTALKHTHGRKNDAAVRLGIGRNTITRKISELGIDGAKDD, translated from the coding sequence ATGAAGCCAATCTGGATAGTTGACGACGACGAATCAATACGCTGGGTGCTGGAAAAAGCCCTGGCGCGGGAAAATCTCGCCACCAAGAGTTTTGCCAATGCGCGCGACGCCATCGCCGCGCTGGAATTTGACACGCCGCAAGTGCTCGTGTCCGATATCCGCATGCCGGGCGCGTCCGGCCTGGAATTGCTGCAGACGGTCAAGTCGCGCTTTCCCGGCTTGCCAGTCATCATCATCACGGCCTTTTCCGACCTTGATTCGGCCGTCGCGGCCTTCCAGGGCGGCGCCTTCGAATACCTGGCCAAGCCTTTCGACATCGACAAGGCTGTCGAGCTGATCCGCCGTGCGCTGGAAGAAAGCCTGCGCGAGACGAGCATCGAGTCGGGCCCGTCGGAAACGCCGGAAATCCTCGGCCAGGCGCCGGCCATGCAGGAAGTCTTCCGCGCCATCGGCCGTTTGTCGCAATCGAACGTGACGGTGCTGATCACGGGCGAATCCGGTTCCGGCAAGGAACTCGTGGCGCGCGCGCTGCACAAACACAGCCCGCGCGCGGCCCAGCCTTTCATTGCGCTGAATACGGCGGCGATCCCGAAGGATTTGCTCGAGTCCGAACTGTTCGGCCACGAACGCGGTGCCTTCACGGGTGCGCAGACGACGCGCCGGGGCCGCTTCGAGCAGGCCGAGAACGGCACCTTGTTCCTCGATGAAATCGGCGACATGCCGTTCGACCTGCAGACACGCTTGCTGCGCGTGCTGTCCGACGGCCATTTCTACCGCGTCGGCGGCCACCAGCCCATGAAGGCGAACGTGCGCGTCATTACGGCCACGCACCAGAACCTCGAACAGCGCGTGCGCGACGGCCTGTTCCGCGAAGACTTGTATCACCGCCTGAACGTGATCCGCCTGCGCCTGCCCAGTTTGAGGGAGCGGCGCGAGGATATCCCCATCCTGGTGCGCCACTTCCTGGTGCAAAGCGCGCGCCAGCTGGGCGTGGAAGCCAAGCGCATGAGCGAACCGACGATGCAGTTCTTGAGCAGCCTCGACTTGCCAGGCAATGTGCGCCAGCTGGAAAACCTGTGCAACTGGATTACCGTCATGGCGCCGGGCCAGACGGTGGAAATCAAGGATTTGCCGCTGGAATTGACGCAGGGGCAGGGCGATGGCGCGGCGACCACGGCGGCGGGCGAGGCTGCGCCGGCGGCCGTTGCCCAGCCGCACGGCGGCCAGGTATTCGAGGCGGCCGCGCCTGCCAACGGCGCGCCGCCGGGCTGGATCGGCTTGCTGGAACTGCAGGCGGCCGGCATGCTGGGCGCGGGGCAGCAGGAAGTCATGGCCGTGCTGGGTCGGCAATTCGAGTCGGCCCTGATCAAGACGGCGCTCAAGCATACGCATGGGCGCAAGAACGACGCCGCCGTGCGCCTGGGCATCGGCCGCAACACCATCACCCGCAAGATATCGGAACTGGGCATCGACGGCGCCAAGGACGACTGA
- the glnL gene encoding nitrogen regulation protein NR(II): protein MTLDNHSSRPAHLAGLDLLASAVILLDGDGRISYANAAAENLLESSLKALSRQKLTALFLNPDELAGICAQALEHKFSDLRQDLTLERLGREPLRVHSIVSALDAPRDGVLIELRENVQQLKLDREERILDQSQVNKELIRNLAHEIKNPLGGIRGAAQLLELELPALHLSELREYTQVIIKEADRLQTLVDRLLAPHRRPHIVGDVNIHEVCERVRSLILAEFPSGLTISRDYDASIPEFRGDKEQLIQTVLNIAHNAAQALAERIEAGDAELIFKTRVARQVTLAKVRYNLALDLHIIDNGPGIAPQIRDRIFYPLVSGREGGSGLGLTLAQTFVQQHLGVIECESRPGYTDFRIVLPLP, encoded by the coding sequence ATGACACTAGACAACCATTCCAGCCGTCCCGCCCACCTGGCCGGCCTTGATTTGCTCGCTTCGGCCGTGATCCTGCTCGACGGCGACGGCCGCATCAGCTATGCCAACGCGGCGGCGGAAAACCTGCTGGAAAGCTCATTGAAGGCCCTGTCGCGGCAAAAGCTGACGGCGCTGTTCTTGAATCCAGACGAGCTGGCCGGCATTTGCGCGCAGGCGCTCGAACATAAATTTTCCGACTTGCGCCAGGACCTGACTCTGGAACGCCTGGGACGCGAGCCGCTGCGCGTGCACAGCATCGTCAGCGCGCTCGACGCGCCGCGCGACGGCGTGCTGATCGAGCTGCGCGAGAACGTGCAGCAGCTCAAACTCGACCGCGAAGAGCGCATCCTCGACCAGAGCCAGGTCAACAAGGAGCTGATCCGCAACCTGGCGCATGAAATCAAGAATCCGCTGGGCGGCATCCGCGGCGCGGCCCAGCTGCTGGAGCTGGAATTGCCGGCCCTGCACCTGAGCGAGCTGCGCGAGTACACGCAAGTGATCATCAAGGAGGCGGACCGCCTGCAAACCCTGGTCGACCGGCTGCTGGCGCCGCACCGCCGCCCGCACATCGTGGGCGACGTGAATATCCACGAAGTGTGCGAGCGCGTGCGCAGCCTGATCCTGGCCGAGTTTCCCAGCGGCCTGACCATCTCACGCGATTACGATGCGTCGATTCCCGAGTTTCGCGGCGACAAGGAGCAACTGATACAGACCGTGCTCAACATCGCGCACAATGCGGCGCAGGCGCTGGCCGAGCGCATCGAGGCGGGCGATGCGGAGCTCATTTTCAAGACCCGCGTGGCGCGCCAGGTGACTTTGGCCAAGGTCCGCTACAACCTGGCATTAGACTTGCATATCATTGACAATGGACCGGGCATCGCACCCCAGATCCGCGACCGGATTTTCTACCCGCTGGTGTCGGGCAGGGAAGGCGGCAGCGGACTGGGGCTGACCTTGGCGCAAACCTTCGTGCAACAGCACCTGGGCGTGATCGAGTGCGAAAGCCGGCCTGGATACACCGATTTCAGGATCGTTCTACCCTTGCCATAA
- a CDS encoding transglycosylase domain-containing protein → MKDTGVNLAAQERPPSDPAPEAPPPTSPPKKRRSRIWPIFAIIVLALIAGVAWFVMREVRTSALQAEFFTRLDRQLTYKVEPGPAPAGAIRYPQHGPYDERLGYASLPDFISKLNARDYAVTAQARMSPKMVQLVDRGIFATYHEKNRAGLSILDCRAAPLFAASYPERMFDGFAEAPPALVQSLLFIENRELLDPGTPERNPAVEWDRLSKAVLDKALNLFGGHRGGGGSTLATQIEKYRHSEDGRTSSMQDKLLQMISASLRSYQDGENTMEARRKIVVNYLNTVPLSAKSGFGEVNGIGDGMWVWYGRPFSEVKTLLKGKMDQPGSALAYKQALSLLIAQRRPSHYLVAGGADLEALANSHLRLLAQAGVISPQLRDAAIAEKLRPSTASGVQSEASTSFVTRKASNAVRNHLASMLGDPRLYNLDRLDLKVVSTLDAQAQNAVTKVLRELRDPEVAKAAGLTGKGMLGNGDPANVVYSFTLLQKGEQANLLRVQTDNFDQPLDINEGAKLDLGSTAKLRTLVTYMDIIDQLHQRYSGMGAAELGKAAVDPKDMLSQWAIAYLKPLPLGEARNLPAMLAAAMERKYSGNPAEGFFTGGGLHHFGNFSKLDDSRIMTVQQALRQSTNLVFVRLMRDVARYYMFSRPDSSASLLADADDPRRAQYLSRFADKEGREFLHRFYQKYRGKSVDEQEKILLASIRPTPVRLANIFRTVNPKGTVAEFGDFLNANLTSQNEVPPERVAKMYQQYAMENWSLADRGYLANVHPLELWMVAYLRQHEGSTLSQMVAASEKERQEVYKWLFNTHRKHAQDRRIANLLEVEGFLEIHRQWKKMGYPFDSLVPSYATTLGASADRPAALAELMGIIINDGVRKPSVRIDSMHFAANTPYDTMVKRGSKVEAEQVLSPDVAKAVAKAIREVVSDGTAKRAKTAFVGADGVPIPMGGKTGTGDQRFDVYGAGGRLIESRYVNRSATFVFNIGERFYGSMTAYVRGPESKNYDFTSALPVQLLVSLAPSLMPLIEPPAPADGVAKQCSN, encoded by the coding sequence ATGAAAGACACAGGCGTCAATCTGGCCGCGCAAGAGCGGCCCCCCTCTGATCCAGCCCCCGAGGCGCCGCCGCCGACGAGCCCGCCGAAGAAGCGCCGTTCGCGCATCTGGCCCATCTTTGCCATCATCGTGCTGGCGCTGATTGCCGGCGTGGCCTGGTTCGTCATGCGCGAAGTGCGCACGTCGGCCCTGCAGGCGGAATTCTTCACGCGCCTGGACCGCCAACTGACGTACAAGGTCGAGCCTGGCCCGGCACCGGCCGGCGCCATCCGCTATCCGCAGCACGGCCCGTATGACGAGCGCCTTGGCTATGCCAGCTTGCCGGATTTTATTAGCAAGCTCAATGCGCGCGACTATGCCGTCACGGCGCAGGCGCGCATGTCGCCGAAGATGGTGCAACTGGTCGACCGGGGTATCTTTGCCACGTATCACGAGAAAAACCGCGCGGGATTGTCCATCCTCGATTGCCGCGCCGCACCCCTGTTCGCGGCCAGCTACCCCGAGCGCATGTTCGACGGCTTCGCCGAAGCGCCGCCCGCGCTCGTGCAAAGCCTGCTGTTCATTGAAAACCGCGAATTGCTCGACCCGGGCACGCCCGAGCGCAATCCGGCCGTGGAATGGGACCGCCTGAGCAAAGCCGTCCTCGACAAGGCGCTGAACCTGTTCGGCGGCCACCGCGGCGGTGGCGGCAGCACCCTGGCCACGCAGATCGAAAAATACCGGCATTCGGAAGACGGCCGCACCAGCTCCATGCAGGACAAGCTGCTGCAGATGATTTCGGCCAGCCTGCGCTCCTACCAGGATGGCGAAAACACCATGGAAGCGCGGCGCAAGATCGTCGTCAATTACCTGAATACCGTGCCGCTGTCGGCCAAGAGCGGTTTTGGCGAAGTCAACGGCATCGGCGACGGCATGTGGGTCTGGTATGGCCGCCCATTTTCCGAAGTGAAAACTTTGCTCAAAGGTAAGATGGACCAGCCGGGCAGTGCCCTGGCCTACAAGCAGGCGCTGAGCCTGCTGATCGCACAGCGCCGTCCCTCGCATTACCTGGTGGCCGGCGGCGCAGACCTGGAAGCGCTGGCGAACAGCCATCTGCGCCTGCTGGCGCAGGCGGGCGTGATTTCGCCGCAGCTGCGCGATGCGGCCATCGCCGAAAAGCTGCGCCCATCGACGGCCTCGGGCGTGCAATCGGAAGCGTCGACCTCGTTCGTCACGCGCAAGGCCTCGAATGCCGTGCGCAACCACCTGGCCAGCATGCTCGGTGATCCGCGCTTGTACAACCTCGACCGCCTCGACCTGAAAGTGGTCAGCACGCTCGATGCGCAGGCGCAAAACGCCGTCACCAAGGTCTTGCGCGAGCTGCGCGACCCGGAAGTGGCGAAGGCGGCCGGCTTGACGGGCAAGGGCATGCTGGGCAATGGCGACCCCGCCAACGTGGTCTACAGCTTTACCTTGCTGCAAAAGGGCGAGCAAGCCAACTTGCTGCGCGTGCAGACGGACAATTTCGACCAGCCGCTCGACATCAACGAAGGCGCCAAGCTGGACTTGGGTTCCACGGCCAAGCTGCGCACGCTGGTGACGTATATGGACATCATCGACCAGCTGCACCAGCGCTACAGTGGCATGGGCGCCGCCGAGCTGGGCAAGGCGGCCGTCGATCCCAAGGACATGCTGTCGCAGTGGGCAATTGCCTATCTGAAGCCATTGCCACTCGGCGAGGCGCGCAACCTGCCAGCCATGCTGGCGGCCGCCATGGAACGCAAGTATTCGGGCAACCCGGCGGAAGGCTTCTTCACGGGTGGCGGCTTGCACCATTTCGGCAACTTCTCCAAGCTTGACGACAGCCGCATCATGACGGTCCAGCAGGCGCTGCGCCAGTCGACCAACCTGGTGTTCGTGCGCCTGATGCGCGACGTGGCCCGCTACTACATGTTCTCGCGCCCGGATTCCTCGGCTTCCTTGCTGGCGGATGCGGACGATCCGCGCCGCGCCCAGTACCTGAGCCGTTTTGCCGACAAGGAAGGGCGCGAGTTCCTGCACCGCTTCTACCAGAAGTATCGCGGCAAGAGCGTCGACGAGCAGGAGAAGATCCTGCTGGCCAGCATCCGCCCGACGCCAGTGCGCCTGGCCAATATCTTCCGCACCGTCAATCCGAAGGGGACCGTGGCGGAATTCGGCGATTTCCTCAACGCCAACTTGACGTCGCAAAACGAAGTGCCGCCCGAGCGCGTGGCCAAGATGTATCAGCAATATGCGATGGAAAACTGGTCCTTGGCCGACCGTGGCTATCTGGCCAATGTGCATCCGCTGGAACTGTGGATGGTGGCATATCTGCGCCAGCACGAAGGTTCCACCCTGTCGCAGATGGTGGCGGCCAGCGAAAAGGAACGCCAGGAAGTCTATAAATGGCTGTTCAATACGCACCGCAAGCATGCGCAGGACCGCCGCATCGCCAACTTGCTGGAAGTGGAAGGTTTCCTGGAAATCCACCGCCAGTGGAAGAAGATGGGCTATCCATTCGACTCGCTCGTGCCGTCCTATGCGACGACCCTGGGCGCGTCGGCCGACCGTCCCGCCGCGCTGGCCGAGTTGATGGGCATCATCATTAACGATGGCGTGCGCAAGCCGAGCGTGCGCATCGATTCCATGCATTTCGCGGCCAACACGCCATACGACACCATGGTCAAGCGGGGCAGCAAGGTGGAAGCGGAGCAAGTGCTGTCGCCGGACGTGGCGAAAGCGGTCGCCAAGGCCATCCGCGAAGTGGTGTCGGACGGCACGGCCAAGCGGGCGAAGACGGCATTCGTCGGCGCCGACGGCGTGCCCATCCCGATGGGCGGCAAGACGGGTACGGGCGACCAGCGCTTCGACGTGTATGGCGCCGGTGGCCGCCTGATCGAGTCGCGCTATGTGAACCGTTCGGCCACGTTCGTGTTCAATATCGGCGAGCGCTTCTATGGCAGCATGACGGCGTACGTGCGGGGACCGGAATCGAAAAACTACGATTTCACGAGCGCCTTGCCCGTGCAATTGCTGGTCTCGCTGGCGCCTAGCCTGATGCCGTTGATCGAGCCGCCTGCGCCGGCCGACGGCGTGGCCAAGCAGTGCAGTAATTAG
- a CDS encoding type II toxin-antitoxin system RelE/ParE family toxin, whose product MRDWLKSLPIEERHVIGQDLMHAQWRWPVGMPLCRHLGQGLSEVRSSLPGNRIARVLICHHGDCLVALHGFIKKTRATPDDDLALARKRYKELT is encoded by the coding sequence GTGCGCGACTGGCTCAAATCGTTGCCCATCGAAGAGCGCCATGTGATCGGACAAGACTTGATGCATGCGCAATGGCGCTGGCCCGTGGGCATGCCCTTGTGCCGCCATCTGGGGCAAGGCTTGTCGGAGGTACGCAGCAGCCTGCCCGGCAACCGCATCGCGCGCGTGCTGATCTGCCATCACGGCGACTGCCTGGTGGCGCTGCACGGCTTTATCAAGAAAACCCGCGCCACGCCCGACGATGACCTGGCGCTGGCCCGCAAACGCTACAAGGAATTGACATGA
- a CDS encoding rhodanese-like domain-containing protein: MTTAADILTTARSRANEGTPYAGAVTPQEAYDLLQGDPAVKLIDVRTNAERDWVGRVDIADTQHGAVQWATYPGGVPNPDFLAQLAAQAGKNEVLLFLCRSGVRSRHAAKLATEHGYLNCFDILEGFEGDKDADGHRKQIGGWCKAGLPWLGA, from the coding sequence ATGACCACCGCCGCCGACATCCTGACCACCGCCCGCAGCCGGGCCAATGAAGGTACGCCGTATGCCGGCGCCGTCACGCCGCAGGAAGCGTATGACTTGCTGCAGGGCGATCCCGCCGTCAAGCTCATCGATGTGCGCACGAATGCCGAGCGCGACTGGGTCGGCCGGGTCGATATCGCCGATACCCAGCATGGCGCGGTGCAATGGGCCACCTATCCGGGTGGCGTGCCCAATCCCGACTTCCTCGCGCAGCTGGCCGCCCAGGCCGGCAAGAACGAGGTGCTGCTGTTCCTGTGCCGCTCCGGCGTGCGTTCGCGCCACGCGGCCAAGCTGGCGACCGAGCACGGCTACCTGAACTGCTTCGACATCCTCGAAGGTTTTGAAGGCGACAAGGATGCCGACGGCCACCGCAAGCAGATCGGCGGCTGGTGCAAGGCGGGGCTGCCGTGGCTGGGCGCCTGA
- a CDS encoding DUF4124 domain-containing protein has translation MAGLLGAAAQAHGQLYVCADAQGHKTYTDKRAGAHCQLLDLPGAMTEPPRKTAPLAGTPARPATQAAATAAPAAGAFPKVDGAEQRARDLDRRQILQDELRSEEQKLAAQRLEFNGGQPERLGNERNYAKYQERVAQLKDNISRTQQNVEALKREIANIR, from the coding sequence ATGGCAGGATTGCTGGGCGCGGCGGCACAGGCGCACGGGCAGTTGTATGTGTGCGCCGATGCGCAAGGACACAAGACGTACACGGACAAGCGGGCTGGCGCGCATTGCCAGCTGCTCGATTTGCCTGGCGCCATGACGGAGCCGCCACGCAAGACGGCGCCGCTGGCCGGCACACCGGCCCGACCGGCCACGCAGGCTGCGGCCACGGCGGCGCCTGCCGCCGGCGCGTTTCCCAAGGTCGATGGCGCCGAGCAGCGCGCGCGCGACCTGGACCGGCGCCAGATCCTGCAGGACGAATTGCGCAGCGAAGAACAGAAGCTGGCGGCGCAGCGCCTGGAATTCAATGGCGGCCAGCCCGAGCGCCTGGGCAACGAGCGCAATTACGCGAAATACCAGGAAAGAGTGGCGCAGTTGAAGGACAACATTAGCCGGACACAGCAGAACGTCGAGGCCCTGAAACGCGAGATCGCGAATATTCGGTAA
- a CDS encoding TAXI family TRAP transporter solute-binding subunit, with protein sequence MSKILAFSRFSVRDFLATAGPTLLLVGAVCALAYWLVDPAPPRQVSLSTGQDNSAYEEFGKKYAATLAKHGIKVTLQPSLGSQENLQRLNAGKTDIAFVQSGSTEHADAERHGLISLGSLFTEPVWLFMREDKMVTEMTQLKGMKINLGPEGTGVPSLFRQLLSVNGVEAKDLTVSDLQNTPATVELLEGRIDGLVFSSAPEAPLIQMLLQTPGIKLFDFSQAEAYTRRLPFLTHVVLPRGIVDLGQNIPAQDYHLIAPTATLVAREDLHPALVDLFVQAAARIHGGTGWFQQQGQFPSARYTEIPVAPEALKFYKDGAPVLQRYMSFWLANFFDRMWVLVVALGALILPLSRVVPPLYVWRIRSRVYRWYGQLRTVEQALEDVPPEQRAQVYAEQLKRLDQIEEMVNQISIPLSFADGLYGLRSHINFVRKRILTLMGEHPEVA encoded by the coding sequence ATGTCCAAAATCCTCGCGTTCAGCCGCTTTTCCGTGCGCGATTTCCTCGCCACCGCCGGTCCCACCTTGCTGCTGGTCGGCGCCGTTTGCGCGCTCGCTTACTGGCTGGTCGACCCGGCGCCGCCGCGCCAGGTGAGCCTGTCGACGGGGCAGGACAATAGCGCCTATGAAGAGTTCGGTAAAAAATATGCGGCCACCTTGGCCAAGCACGGCATCAAGGTGACCTTGCAGCCATCGCTGGGGTCGCAGGAAAACCTGCAGCGCCTGAACGCGGGCAAGACCGATATCGCCTTCGTGCAAAGCGGCTCGACGGAACACGCCGATGCCGAGCGGCATGGCCTGATTTCGCTGGGCAGCCTGTTTACGGAACCCGTCTGGCTGTTCATGCGCGAAGACAAGATGGTGACGGAAATGACGCAGTTGAAGGGCATGAAGATCAACCTGGGGCCGGAAGGCACGGGCGTGCCCAGCCTGTTCCGACAGTTGCTGTCCGTCAATGGCGTGGAAGCGAAGGACTTGACGGTGAGCGACCTGCAAAATACGCCCGCCACGGTGGAGCTGCTGGAAGGACGCATCGACGGCCTCGTGTTCAGCTCGGCGCCGGAAGCGCCGCTGATCCAGATGCTGCTGCAAACGCCGGGTATCAAGCTGTTTGATTTTTCGCAGGCGGAAGCCTACACGCGGCGCCTGCCTTTCCTCACGCACGTCGTCTTGCCGCGCGGCATAGTCGACCTGGGGCAGAACATTCCCGCGCAGGATTATCATTTGATCGCGCCGACGGCCACCCTGGTTGCGCGCGAAGACTTGCATCCGGCCCTCGTCGACCTGTTCGTGCAGGCAGCGGCCCGCATCCACGGCGGCACCGGCTGGTTCCAGCAGCAGGGGCAATTCCCGTCCGCGCGCTACACGGAAATTCCCGTGGCGCCCGAAGCGTTGAAATTCTACAAGGATGGCGCACCCGTGCTGCAGCGCTACATGAGCTTCTGGCTGGCCAATTTCTTTGACCGCATGTGGGTGCTGGTGGTGGCGCTCGGTGCCTTGATCTTGCCCCTGTCGCGCGTCGTGCCGCCGCTCTACGTGTGGCGTATCCGCTCGCGCGTGTACCGCTGGTATGGCCAGTTGCGCACGGTGGAGCAGGCGCTGGAAGACGTGCCGCCAGAGCAGCGCGCGCAAGTGTATGCGGAACAACTGAAGCGGCTGGACCAGATCGAGGAGATGGTCAACCAGATCTCGATTCCATTGTCGTTTGCCGATGGTTTATATGGCTTGCGCAGCCATATCAATTTCGTGCGCAAGCGCATCCTGACCCTGATGGGCGAACACCCCGAGGTGGCTTAA
- a CDS encoding glutathione S-transferase family protein, producing the protein MLKILGKAASINVRKVLWTCEEIDLPYEREDWGSGFRSTDDPAFLALNPNAMVPVLLDGDLVLWESNTICRYLCAQAGRDDLLPSTPRARAEVEKWMDWQMGDLNNSWRYAFMSLVRQSPAHQDAAQLAAGIAGWNKMMGVLEQQLQRTGAFVCGEQFTLADIVLGLSVKRWLMAPMQRPAYPAIAAYHARLADKTAVFAG; encoded by the coding sequence ATGCTGAAAATTCTTGGAAAAGCCGCCTCGATCAATGTCCGCAAAGTCCTGTGGACGTGCGAGGAAATCGACCTGCCCTACGAACGCGAAGACTGGGGCAGCGGCTTTCGCAGCACCGACGACCCCGCCTTCCTGGCCTTGAACCCGAACGCCATGGTGCCCGTGCTGCTCGATGGCGACCTGGTGCTGTGGGAATCGAACACGATTTGCCGCTACCTGTGCGCCCAGGCGGGCCGCGACGACTTGCTGCCAAGCACGCCCCGCGCCCGCGCGGAAGTGGAAAAATGGATGGACTGGCAAATGGGCGATTTGAACAACAGCTGGCGCTACGCCTTCATGTCGCTCGTGCGCCAGAGCCCGGCGCATCAGGACGCGGCGCAACTGGCGGCCGGCATTGCCGGATGGAACAAGATGATGGGCGTGCTGGAACAGCAACTGCAGCGCACGGGCGCCTTCGTCTGCGGCGAACAATTTACCTTGGCCGATATCGTGCTGGGCCTGTCCGTCAAGCGCTGGCTGATGGCGCCCATGCAACGTCCCGCGTATCCGGCCATCGCCGCCTACCATGCGCGGCTGGCGGACAAGACGGCCGTGTTTGCCGGTTAA